In the Pseudanabaena sp. FACHB-2040 genome, GAAGAAACAGTACAGGTAAATGCCTTGTGGTCTCGCAAGCCTTTTGTGATTCACCCTCTAAAAAACACTCCGGTCTCTTGGAGACTGCGTCAGGAATTCAAGATGTTGGCCGCAGGACAAGGTGACCAGCCCAAAGCACCTCTCAGGGCATACATTGAGGACGTGCAAAAGGCAGGATCCTCAAGTAAGTAAACTCAGAGTTAATTTCTAGAGAGAAGCTAAAGCTGGAAAGACATAGAAGCAAGGGTTTCTACACTAACACTATTGATTGTCCAGCAGGTCATCCGCGCAAAGTCGATTTGCGTAAGATTCTCAACGCCATCTTTTATGTGCAGCGCAGTGGCTGCCAGTGGGAGATGCTGCCGCATGTCTTTCCACCTCACAGCCAGGACTTTTGGTTAGCTGAATCGTTACCGACGCTTGGGTTTGCCTCACTCATTTTGATACGGCCAGATCTCACTCTATAGCTCGCTCACTCCTCCTATATCGCTCGTCAAATCGCGTCATTGAAACGATTAGCCAACAGCAGCGGCAGGCCGCTGGGATGCAGTGTCAAAAATTGGCACCAAGCTATACCCCTCTGGTGTCCACTGCCAAAGTTCTTTCAGCTCTTTTGACATGGGTTGCTGGCCTAACCCCAGACGGGCCAAAATAACGCGGATAATGACCTGGTTGAAGTGCCTGGGAAATCGATACTGCTCCTGGGCGTGATCCAGAAAAAAAGTTTTGTAGTAGGTCTTTAAACTACCTTCCAACTGGGAAATTTGCTCCAAAAAGGCCTTAACCTCCCCTAACCGATGCTGATGATTGGCTAACAGCAGTTCGGCCGCATTGTTGAAATGCATGCCCTCGTCTTTGACCAGATGGTGGCCGATTTTCTGAATATTTGACCCAAAATGTTGGTAATATTCGGCTAAATCTCGTCGGTAGGAGTAGACGGAGCCAATCTCATCAAACATCAACGTCACCAGCAGCGTAAATTCGTCTTGCAGGGTGATTTGCAGCGGATCAAAGTCATGAACCCGTTCTGAAAAGCAACGATCCATGTCAGCAAAACTTACCCCTGATAGACCGTGATAGGTGCGTCGCAGGGCTTCGTAGTGCTTCAGTTCGTCGGCCAGCCAAAGCCTCAGCATGGCTAGAAAGTCTACTGACATGTCTGCCTGGCGCGACATTACATAGTCGTACAATGCCTGGGAGTCTCCCTCCGAGTAGACATCTCGGCTGAGCAAACTGCAAAAGTTTTGCCAAACCCCATCGGGGGCATGGGCAAAATACTCTTCTGGTATGGAGTGATCAAGGGGGAGAACCTGATCTAAAACCCAATGGTTTTGCCCCAGTTTAGGCCTGCATACCACCATCATTGACCTCACTCGTAAAAAGACTGCAGCCTGCCCTCGACCTAAACACGGGCAATATAGAGCCCATCATCGGAGACAACATGGGGAATGATCAGGCAATGGCGGCCTGTAATGCGCGAGGTGTCTCCCCGCAGGATGATGCCCGCTGCCTCGCCGTTGATGACCCAGCTACCGACCATGTAGTGGTAGCCAAAGGCCTGGGGGAGTTCGATGTAGTCCTGAATGACAAACCCTTCTGAACCGTAGCCCAGGGTATCCCGTTTTTCCAGTTCACCGACTCCTGTTTCAATTGAGGTGCCCACCCCCTCTAGTCCCAGCATGGGCTTCTTGACGTGCATCTCCAACATCAGCTTCGTGGCCTCGGGGGAAATATCGCTATCGAAGTAGGTTGCTAACAAATAGGGGCGATAGTCAGAGGCTTTGAACTGGTCCCACATTAGGGCCATGGCCCCCTTATTAGAGAGCACCTGCTTCCAGAGGGGTTCGAGCACCTTTACGTCTCCGGCCTCTAGGCGACGAACCAGAACAGGCGTTGCTTGGGTGTTGGCCATGTCGTTTTGAATGTCAGACCAGTCGTAGATTTTCCACAGCACTGGAATGCGATCGTTAACGTGATCGACGAAGTAGCCTTCCTCATCTAGCCCCAGCCCCCGCTGCACCTCCTGACCCTGCTCATCTTGGAGTCCCCGCAGGTAGACAATTTGGGTGTAGATGCCGCTATCCACCTCGTCGTGGAGGATCTGGATTAGCTGCATGGCCATTTCTAAATCTTCCTCTAAGTTCTCATCGACCAGGAAGGAGATACCCGTTTGGCGCAGGTTATAGGCATCAGCAATGCGCCGCCATTGACCAGCCACCATATCCCAAAATTCGTTGAACTGGCTGGCGTCGTTGGGCAGGGGAAACGGGCCGGTCTGGTGGTTGCGCTTGTAGTCAACAAACCAGTTCCACTGATAAATGGTTTCTGCTCCCAGCAGCGGCGTCTCACCGTTGATCTCGATCAGCTTGATCTGGCCCGCTTCGGTGACTACCAGATCAAATCGGGTGCAGAGGGAGAGGTCCTCTACCGGGTCGGTGCGATCCCAGCTGGCCTTAATCGCTGGCCAGTAATCGGGACGAATTTTCAAGGTGGCTAAACGCCGATCTACATCCCCCGGCTGGTGGTCGGTAAAGAACCAGTCTAGAAACTCTACGCACATCTGCCACAGTTGCTCGGTGGCGGCTGCGATCGCAGTTTCTTCCTGCGTATCGAACTGCAGGGCAAAGGGCTGGGGTAGGGCCTCTACCCAATACTGCTGCTTTGGATCGCTCAATACCTCAGTTTGGTATGCGTTGGCTTGGATGTGCTCCTGCCAGTTGCGACGCCGAACTACCTTGAAGGGTCTCATAAGCGACTACTTTCCACCGGTACCCGTACTTTTGTAGGTTGAGCCAAATCCCTGGCTGCTGCGGCCGGTAATAGTGCCCCTAGCGGCGGTACCCGTGGGTCGTGTGGGCGCGGCTACGCTGGTGTGACGCGGCACCGACACCGGCCCTGAACCGGTTTGGGGAACGGTGCGTCCGAAGGGGGTGACCACCTGCCCTGGCTGACTGCTGCGGAAGACGGTATGGGGTTGATAGACGCTGCGGTTGCTGCCGCCAAAATTGAGATAGACAAAGCTCGGGGAACCGTAGGGGTAGAGATAGGTGCCGCCATAAGCCGGCCGGTACCCATTGGTTTCAGCATTTGCGGGCGTGGTTTCGCACTGCACCCCCTCGGCCTGGCAGTCTGCCAGGCTGGAATATACCGGAGCGGTGCGATCGTGTTCCTGCAGGGCCGCCTGCATCTGGGGGCCGCAGTCTTCGACCTGCATTACCGGGGGAGCGGGGGGCTGAGCCAGTTGATTCTGCTGGTGGGCCTCAAGTAAGACTTGATATTCTTGCTGCTGTTGGGTAATGTCGGCTTCGCATTGCTCTGTGGTTTCGTAAAACACCGCCGGAATCGCCTCGTCGGCGTTTTGGTCGGTGATAGTGCTGCTGCCGCTGTTCGATGTTTGGCTAGACGGTCCGCCACACCCAGCCAGCAGAGAAGCAAACACCGCCGCCAGAACTAAATTGTTGTGGAGCTGCTGTCGATAGATAGAGCGGATTTGCAGAGGCTGGGAATTGGGTTTTGGATATGCCATAGGGTCTTGCTAGAGCCGTGAGCCGTCATTTAAGCTTTCCCACTATAGCCAGCTTGTTTAACCGGACCAGGCAATAATAGATTCTTGCAACAAACTCTAAAAGGTAGTTGACAAAACTCTTTCACATTTCTAATGACAAGGGCAAGAACTAGAAATAAATGTCAAGAAGTTCATACCACTCGCTTCACTGCTGATGTGTAGTTGCCAGCTTTCAGTTTCTGGGCAACCTTCTTCTCAGGAACAAACCTCCATGAGCTACCGGAATGAAAAAATCGCTGCCAACTACATCGCAGAACTTGAGCAAAATGGTGTGAAGCTAAGCATTGTTAGGTTCTCTTGTCTTTCAACTAGAGCACACGCTCCCAACTCCATGGGACAAGTACCAATATCGTCAGTGCTCGACATGCATAAGTGATTGTCTTCTTCTGCCCGGTCTAACAATTTGCTCGGAACGGATTACTGAAAAATCCTGAAGTTGAGCTCAAGGTTATTTTCAGCCGCTCAAGCGAATCGTTGTGCAGCGTGGGTTAGCTGTGGGGACACTAACCGTAAAGCTAGGCCTTTGGTGCAGCAACGCTAAAGGCTTCTTCTCTAAAGTACTGCCACCGTACATCCACTCCTAGCTGCCATCGTTGTAGGTGTCAATGCACCACGCCCCATCCGCCTTCCAGAGGCTGTACCTATGGTGAGCACTTGCGATCGCAACCTGGATCAACTCGACGGGCCACTACAACACCGCAAAACCAACCGCCGCTCAAACTCAAATCGCACTCTGAGTTATCCCTTCTTTGCGATCGCATCCCAGCCTGAAACCTCCATCCACACTGCACCACTACTGGCAGAAAACTCACCCCTCAGATTGCGACACTCACCTATCGAACTGAATCACTCCGCCTCCACTCGCTAGCGAAATAACAGGTTACCTAATACTTAGATACAGATAAATGGATATAGATTGCGGATGTAGACCGCAGATATAGATTTATAGATATAGTTGCCTAAATGCAGATGCATGAGTGGGGATGGATGATTAAATTTTTAGATATGCATAGAAGAGGAAATTAAAATGAATACATATCATCATCTCTTGCCGCTACTGAGAGCCGCGAGTGCCCACACATCAACTTGATTTTTCCTAAAAAAGAAGCTTTTCGTACTACGGTTCTGGGCTGCGCGGATCAGTAGTTCTGAGTTAGCTCGGCGTAGGTGGGCAAACAACTCGTAGATGTCCCCTTCACGGTCTGCTATCGTGATCACTCTCGTTGCTTTGGGCACTTGTTGCTGCACTGCTTCCAGGCTCTCCAACCACCGATAGCTTTCCTTTTCCTCTATTCCTCGCCGTCGATGGGGGCGACAGCTTTGCATATCGCGAGTCCAGCTCTTCTGTGAAGCACTCCTAACGGCACTCCGGCATCGCTCACACATAGGGCTGTGTGCACTTTGATCCCTTTGCCTGATAGATCACTAATAGGCCCCAATCCACGTGTACGGCGCAGTGTCGTGTACACCAGATCGCTCGTGTCTTGGCATACCAGGACCGTTTCGTGGCTACTCAAACGCATCACGGTACTGAGCTGATGGCCACTCAAAATGTCCTCGGCCTTGATGCGTCGATTGCTCCAGAACTGATACATGCCAGCTAACGCAGCCACATCTTGACTCGCTCCTGGCACGCTCTTATTCGGCTGCTCGTACAGCGCTTGCACCATTGCGATCAGCCGTTTCGTTAGCCTTGCATCTCCTAGCTCAGTTCCACTCAGCTCCTCTTCTACCCAGCTCATTCTGCGCTCCCTTTAGATGCACCAGTTCAGTCCCTTTAACACTCCTGGCTACCCTTTCTGCCACATCTATTTACCCTATTTCTCTTCATATCCTGCAGAAGTTAGGCAAATTTTTCGGGAGTTGGCTATCTGCTTCTTCCTAATTGCCACTTTTTAATTTCTACTGCTATCCATATCTACGCTCTAGCCACTCTTGCTTCATCTTTCCTCTGGTGAGGAAATATTGGTGTAGGTTCTAAGTAAATATGCTCTCCGAGTCTGCACTCCAACTCTGTTGCAGATTCGTTACTGTTTTTCAAGGGAAAGTCTCTCAACAGCTTTCACTGCAACGCCTTCCAGATTTCTCTTACCTAATTTCTCTGATTCACCTTTCTACACACTTCTTCTTTCCTCTTATTTTATTCCTTATATCTCTTCTCTAAATTTAGATGTCTTGAACTGAGTCTAGACGGTTGGAAGGCTGGAAAGTAGCGCTGAATCTAGCTTTTAAAGGCCTTCAAAGTGTTGCGAAATGTGCGTGTAAGGCATAGGTCGGGAGGTATGATTGTCACTCACCAAATCGTTGAGGAGCCCGATGTTGGGAAACTTTCACGTCCGGTTCTGTAGATCATCGTCGAGGGCGACCCAGGCGATGAGTTTAACCGAATTATCAAACGTCCTCTCATACCGCCGTTGTTAAAGGCTATGTTTTTCCTGCACTCAACATCCGTGATGAAATAGAGTGCAATGCGGCCTCTACCATTGCCTGCCAGTCTTCCTGGGTGAATATTTCCGTCAACAGTGACACTGCTTGCTTTCCAGTCAATGCGTTCATATTTCTCGGCTCAACAGTTCCTGCCAGGAGCCTATCAATCTTTGCAAGTTGAGTTTCAGTTGAATTGGCTAAATGATGACGAATCGGTAGAACTCGAGAGGTAATGATCGATTTGTTAGGGTATTAGCGAAGCGATCTACCGGAGAGCAATGGCAACCTGCTCAAGATGCAGTTCAACCCGCACGGTTAAGAACGGCCGTATCCATACTGGAAAGCAACGGTTTCTGTGCCGCAACTGCGGATACCAGTTTGTCGAGCACCCCACCGATAAGCGAATCGACCAAGCGACTCGGGACTTGGTTGACCGTCTTCTGCTAGAACGTCTCTCAATGGCAGGAATTGCCCGAGCAGCGCAGGTCTCAGAGCAATGGCTCCAAGATTACGTTCACCTCAAAGCAGCCCAAACTCCGAGACAGGCTCAAGTACGCCCGAAAAAAAGGGGCCTTTAAGCGTGCAGTGTGATGAGCTGTGGTCTTTCGTTGATCGCAAGGGCAACAAGCAGTGGGTCTGGCTAGCAATGGATGCTCAAACCAGAGAGATTATTGGGGCCTATGTGGGAGACCGTAGCCGGAGAAGTGCCCAAAGGTTGTGGGACTCTCTGCCCAAGGTTTATCGGCAGTGTGCTGTTATCTACACCCATGACTGGAAGGCTTACCAAGGTGTGTTGCCCCAGAAGCGGCATCAGGTGGTGAGTAAGGACAGTGGCAAAACGAGCTACATAGAGCGATTCAACAACACCTTGCGGCAGCGGGTTTCACGCTTTGTGAGGCGCAGCCTTGCCTTCTCGAGAAGCCTACGCAACCATATTGGCTTGCTGTGGAATTTCATCCACTACTACAATGCATCATTACCTATCTAGTACTACCAGCAGTTGAATCGATCGTTGCATTCTCAGAAATTAAAGTGATTGTTCGGAACGTTGCGGGCAAAGGTATCTCTACGAGAGTATCTCATGCTGCTGTATCAGTTCTCTAAAGAATCAAATAACTCTGGATATTGGTCGGCAAAAATGACTTTGCCGAGAACCCGCCGATGTTGTCCGTCCATGAAAACATGCCGCCAATGTTCATTGTTATCCTGAAAGGCATCTACGCGGGGATTGCAACTGTAGTCAAGAAAAGGGGCAATCGCATCAAATAACACGCTCTCATCTCCCGCTTTGTCGCACCGATACTCCACAATCTCAATACTGCCGTCTGATTGCTGTACACTCCCCAAAGACCACTCTTGCAACGCATCCATTAGGGTCGCAAAACTCCCAGTAGACGGAAGATGACCACCTCGGTAGCATTTTCTCATCGTCTTAGTTGTGTGGTCGTAGATCGTTGCTGTACCCATTCGTTCAACCATTTCAGGTTGATACAGATGATGAATTGCTGCTAGAGCTGCCGTAACTTGAGATGCAGGAATACGAACATTGTGAAATGAATAACAAATTAAATACCCCATCGATTTATTTCCCGATTCAATCGCTGGATAATCCCACCATATCGCAATAATAGGCGCACAAACTGATCTTTTTTTCCATTGGTCAATTTGTTGAGCCATCTTCTCCTCCCCTAAGTTCGACTTTATCCATTTGAGCCAAGAAGGAAAGCAGCAAGCACAATTGGGCTAGAGAGCCTGAGAGACTTGCTGCTTTCCTTTTATGCTCAAATGGATAAAGTCGAGTTAAGTCTATGTGGACTTTCCTGGTACGGCCTATGCGGAGCCATGGAAGCTCTATGACCTCGAACTCGACGTTTCGCTTGACCGCAACGAGGCCCATGTTTTCCTTCTTGAGGATGGCGATATGTTCGCCGTCCGCCTTGAGGGGGACGTCTGGCGTGTGCTCAGCATAAGCGAACTGGCCAATACTATATTTGGGACAATTCTTGTGGGATAGCCGTCCCGGCTGTCCAGTCTCCAGCAATCGCGATTACTGGATGCGCTGAATCGAGCTGATGTTGTCTTGCAAGCCTAGACCGCTCAGGTCGCTGTAGCTGCCGGTGCCTAGGGTACGGCAGTTGCCTCGGTAGCCGACGTCTGAACACAGTTGCCAGGTGCCGCTTTGAATGCGCACCGAGGAGATCTGATCGTTGAGCCCCCGAGGGATCAGGTCGTGGATCGAGTCAGAGACCGTGATGCTGCTACCACCGTAGTTAACGTCGAGGTACACCGTGATCAAGCTACCGCTAGACCCACTGCTGCCCGAGCTATCACTGCTGACTAGCTGCATTGAGCTGATGGTGTCTTGCAGCCCCAGGGCGCTGAGGTTGCTGTAGCTGCCGGGGCCTAAGGTTTGGCACCTGCCCCGGTAGTTTACGTCGGCGCACAGCTGCCAGTTGCCACCATCGATTTGAATCGACGAAATGGTGTCACTGAGCCCGCGGGGGATGAGATTGTTAATGGAAGTGGTAAAGACGGCATTGTTACCGCTATAGCCAGGGTCTGAATAGACGGTAATGCGGGGGCTAGTGCCGCCGCCGACCGACGGCGTAGTGGTGGTTTCGGGCTGAATGGAGCTAATGGCATTGGCTAGCCCAAAGGAACCCAACGACGAGTAGTTGCCGGGGCTAAAGGTTTTGCAGTTGCCTCGGGAGCGAAAGTCAGAGCAGACTTGCCAGGTGCCCGAGACCACAACCATTGATTCGGCGCGATCGTTAAAGCCCTGGTTGTTTAAGTCACGCACCCCAGAGGAAAACGATCGCTGTTCACCGCTAAAGTCAGGCCCGTCAAATAGAATAATTTGGGTCGTTTGGGCGATCGCGCCGGGCTGAGCCAATAGGGCACCCAGTATGCCAACCACTATCCACAGCCAAAATGTTTTTTTCATACTTATATTTATGAGCAAGTATGGAATCGAAGTTCTGCCAACAGGCAAGACCGCATGCGCCAAACTGTAACGCAAGTTGATGTCTTGTTTGTCAGGATGAAGCAGTTCGCGCAGAACAGTTCCATCTCCAGCGATAATTTCTTCACAGTCGTTTAGTTTTTGGATCAGCATAAGTTTAGGCTTGCAATTGATTGAATACTGTCAGAGGTCAGCAACATCATGACATCTGCATGAGCTAACACGACATCGGGGTGGCGTTGAAGCGCCGTATTATACTTCATGGCAAACTCATCGCCCAATCGTCGGGGCTGAGCAGTGTACGAATGTCACTGCCAATCGCTTCAATTGCCTTTGGTGTAACAGCTTCACCAGCATGAAGCAGCTCATCAATTTGGATAATCAATGCTCAGAGTCGATACAACCAGGCAAACTGCTCATGACTAATAACCAGTTGTAGCAATTCACCTCTAGAAACTTGCCCTCGAACTTGCTCATAGGTAAGGCGCTCAGTACCTAGTAAAAGCTTGTGCAGACGCAGTAGTTTGATTCGTAATACACTCAAGCGTTGATGTTGACTAATCCGTTATTGAGATGTGTTAAGCATAAATCTGTCCTATCCTTCCTTCTTGGTAGTCGTTCATCGCCTGGATAATTTCAGCTTCAGTGTTCATGGCAAACGGACCGTAGCGCACAACTGGTTCGTTAAGGGGTACACCTGCAATCAGCAGAAGATCTAGAGGACGCTTTGTTGCCCCTGGTTGCAGTGTGAAGTGAAGGTAAGTTATCGGCGCACGTGTCTGAATTGTGGCTTTTGCCCCTAACGCTTCTCCCGCAATCACTTGCACTGTCACAGACTTATCTTCGGTTTGAGCTACCGGAATGTGAGCCGCTGGAATTTCCTGATAGCGGGGCGGCATCATTTTGTCTCGTTGTGGCAGATTGACCCATAGTTGAATGCCGTGGAGCCGTCCATCAGTTTGGGTAAACATTGACTCCGGCATCTCAGAATGCACAACCCCGGCACCTGCTGTCATCCACTGGACGTCACCCGGATTTAGTAGCCCGGCGTGCCCCGCAGAATCTTTGTGTTCTAACCGTCCGCCCAAGACATAGCTGACGGTTTCAAAGCCCCGGTGCGGATGATCGGGTGCACCTTTTGCCTGACCCGGCTTTAGATTAATCGGACCCAACTCGTCTAGGAGGAGAAACGGGTCAAATTCAGAGAAGCTACTTTTGGGAAAGGGCTGACGTACGAGAAATCCAGCCCCTTCGAGTGTTTCAACGCTGTTGATTGCTCCGGCAACGGTTCGAGGCGTTTGAGTGGGGACAGTCATAGAATTGCCTCTTCAGAACTAGACAAATATATGTATCATTTGAGCCTGACTCAACTGATGAACCACAGCGTTTTTTTCACAGGACAGGAATCCGGCAGGTCACTGATTATTTCTGCTGAAGAAAGTCCAGCAACACGGGATTGACCTGATCAGCATGAGTCCAGTTGATAGCGTGCGGCCCGCCGGGAATGACAACCAGTTGACTGTTTTTGATCAGCTTTGGAAGTCTTGCTGCGGTGGACTCAAGCGGCAGAATGCGATCGCTATCTCCATGAATAATCAGAGTCGGCACATCAATGCGGGGCAGATCGTCGCGGAAATCGGTGAGCCAGGAAAGGACGCAATCCAAAGTTCCTTTCGCAGAAGCCTCTGCTGCCACATTCCAACTGGCTTGAATTGCCTCATTGCTGATGCGATCGCCCAGCAACACGTCCACATTGAAGAAGCCCTGGAAGAATGTAGAAAAGTAGGCTGGACGGTCTTCAACAATCGCTTTCATAATGCCATCAAAAACGCTTTGATCAACACCCTCTGGATTGTCGTCTGTCTTTAACAGAAACGGTGGAACGGGAGCCATCAGCACGGCTTTCTGCACCCGCTCTGATCCATATTTGCCAAGATAACGTGTGACTTCACCTGTTCCCATTGAGAAACCGACCAGCACGGTATTTTGCAAGTCAAGCTTGGTCATGAGTGCATTCAAATCGGCGGCGAAGGTATCGTAGTCATAACCAAACGAGGGTTGGCTGGAAGCACCGAATCCTCGGCGATCGTAGGTAATTACTCGATATCCTGCATTCAGTAAAACTAAAACCTGCTTCTCCCAGGAATGTCCGTTCAATGGAAATCCATGAATCAGTACAATCGGTTGTCCTGTCCCAAGATCTTCGTAGTAGAGATCGATGTTTGCAGAGTTTTCTTGACCAACAGTAACGTAAGGCATTGCAATCTCCTATGAATGCTGCATTGGATTCTCATCTAATTGACCGAAGTGTAATGAGTTCTAATGCTCGGTTTCTTTCAGATTCTTAAGCAGTTTTTCAGATTCTTGCGCGATAACCTTCAAAACGCAGCGCTGATCAATTCCTCGCTTTTCGCCCAGAGCTGCTTAGCTTTGTTCACGTCAAGCGCATACGATCTGACACCGTCGGCAAATGGGTTGGGTGTGTCATTGATCGGCGCGATCGCACAATCTTCGAGATAATGTCCACCGATCTCGTCTTTATTCGCCACGACTGCTGCCCAAACCGATGTCGCGGCTGCCTGCGGAAGTTCTTTCAACTCTTTCGGCGGCAGACCCGCTTCGGTGCGCGCTGCGTCAACAGTCTGCAAAAGTCCCTGCAACTCCTCCTGCGAGAAATGGCGGGGTAGGTCCGTGAGACTGTTTCCGGGCATCACCGAAGCAGCCCGAATGCCGCGATCACGATGCCGTCTGTCAAACTCCACAGCGAACAGTGAATTGGCGGTTTTCGATCGGCTATAGGCAACCCATGGATCGTACGCCTGCTGCTCGAAATTCGGATCGTCCAAGTCGATATCGGCACCGCGATGCGCGAGCGACGACAGGACGACTAGCCGTCCATTATCGGCGAGCAGCGGCTCGATCCCATTGATCAGGGCGAAATGACCAAGATGGTTAGTTCCGAACTGGACTTCAAAGCCATCGATCGTCCGACCGAACGGAGTTGCCATAACGCCAGCGTTGGCGATGATGGCATCGAACGATTGACCGTCAGCCAACAGTTTATCCGCACAGGCACGAACGCTTTGCAAGGATGCCAGATCAAGATTGATCAACTCCAGGCTGCCACCTCCTTGCAAAGCGGCATCACGAACTGATGCAGTGGCTGGCTCAGCTTTAGCGAGGTTTCTGACCGCGCCGACGACACTAGCCCCGTGAGCGACCAGTGAGCGGGCGGTTTCGAGTCCAATGCCCGACGATGCACCCGTAATGAGAAATCGCTTTCCCTTGAGATTAATGCCGGAAAGCACCTCGTCGGCGGTC is a window encoding:
- a CDS encoding alpha/beta hydrolase, producing MPYVTVGQENSANIDLYYEDLGTGQPIVLIHGFPLNGHSWEKQVLVLLNAGYRVITYDRRGFGASSQPSFGYDYDTFAADLNALMTKLDLQNTVLVGFSMGTGEVTRYLGKYGSERVQKAVLMAPVPPFLLKTDDNPEGVDQSVFDGIMKAIVEDRPAYFSTFFQGFFNVDVLLGDRISNEAIQASWNVAAEASAKGTLDCVLSWLTDFRDDLPRIDVPTLIIHGDSDRILPLESTAARLPKLIKNSQLVVIPGGPHAINWTHADQVNPVLLDFLQQK
- a CDS encoding glutathionylspermidine synthase family protein; its protein translation is MRPFKVVRRRNWQEHIQANAYQTEVLSDPKQQYWVEALPQPFALQFDTQEETAIAAATEQLWQMCVEFLDWFFTDHQPGDVDRRLATLKIRPDYWPAIKASWDRTDPVEDLSLCTRFDLVVTEAGQIKLIEINGETPLLGAETIYQWNWFVDYKRNHQTGPFPLPNDASQFNEFWDMVAGQWRRIADAYNLRQTGISFLVDENLEEDLEMAMQLIQILHDEVDSGIYTQIVYLRGLQDEQGQEVQRGLGLDEEGYFVDHVNDRIPVLWKIYDWSDIQNDMANTQATPVLVRRLEAGDVKVLEPLWKQVLSNKGAMALMWDQFKASDYRPYLLATYFDSDISPEATKLMLEMHVKKPMLGLEGVGTSIETGVGELEKRDTLGYGSEGFVIQDYIELPQAFGYHYMVGSWVINGEAAGIILRGDTSRITGRHCLIIPHVVSDDGLYIARV
- a CDS encoding DUF1190 domain-containing protein, translating into MAYPKPNSQPLQIRSIYRQQLHNNLVLAAVFASLLAGCGGPSSQTSNSGSSTITDQNADEAIPAVFYETTEQCEADITQQQQEYQVLLEAHQQNQLAQPPAPPVMQVEDCGPQMQAALQEHDRTAPVYSSLADCQAEGVQCETTPANAETNGYRPAYGGTYLYPYGSPSFVYLNFGGSNRSVYQPHTVFRSSQPGQVVTPFGRTVPQTGSGPVSVPRHTSVAAPTRPTGTAARGTITGRSSQGFGSTYKSTGTGGK
- a CDS encoding IS1 family transposase (programmed frameshift); translation: MATCSRCSSTRTVKNGRIHTGKQRFLCRNCGYQFVEHPTDKRIDQATRDLVDRLLLERLSMAGIARAAQVSEQWLQDYVHLKAAQTPRQAQVRPKKRGPLSVQCDELWSFVDRKGNKQWVWLAMDAQTREIIGAYVGDRSRRSAQRLWDSLPKVYRQCAVIYTHDWKAYQGVLPQKRHQVVSKDSGKTSYIERFNNTLRQRVSRFVRRSLAFSRSLRNHIGLLWNFIHYYNASLPI
- a CDS encoding pirin family protein; the protein is MTVPTQTPRTVAGAINSVETLEGAGFLVRQPFPKSSFSEFDPFLLLDELGPINLKPGQAKGAPDHPHRGFETVSYVLGGRLEHKDSAGHAGLLNPGDVQWMTAGAGVVHSEMPESMFTQTDGRLHGIQLWVNLPQRDKMMPPRYQEIPAAHIPVAQTEDKSVTVQVIAGEALGAKATIQTRAPITYLHFTLQPGATKRPLDLLLIAGVPLNEPVVRYGPFAMNTEAEIIQAMNDYQEGRIGQIYA
- a CDS encoding transposase, whose protein sequence is MSWVEEELSGTELGDARLTKRLIAMVQALYEQPNKSVPGASQDVAALAGMYQFWSNRRIKAEDILSGHQLSTVMRLSSHETVLVCQDTSDLVYTTLRRTRGLGPISDLSGKGIKVHTALCVSDAGVPLGVLHRRAGLAICKAVAPIDGEE
- a CDS encoding SDR family NAD(P)-dependent oxidoreductase is translated as MAKKFSAKSTADEVLSGINLKGKRFLITGASSGIGLETARSLVAHGASVVGAVRNLAKAEPATASVRDAALQGGGSLELINLDLASLQSVRACADKLLADGQSFDAIIANAGVMATPFGRTIDGFEVQFGTNHLGHFALINGIEPLLADNGRLVVLSSLAHRGADIDLDDPNFEQQAYDPWVAYSRSKTANSLFAVEFDRRHRDRGIRAASVMPGNSLTDLPRHFSQEELQGLLQTVDAARTEAGLPPKELKELPQAAATSVWAAVVANKDEIGGHYLEDCAIAPINDTPNPFADGVRSYALDVNKAKQLWAKSEELISAAF
- a CDS encoding beta/gamma crystallin-related protein → MKKTFWLWIVVGILGALLAQPGAIAQTTQIILFDGPDFSGEQRSFSSGVRDLNNQGFNDRAESMVVVSGTWQVCSDFRSRGNCKTFSPGNYSSLGSFGLANAISSIQPETTTTPSVGGGTSPRITVYSDPGYSGNNAVFTTSINNLIPRGLSDTISSIQIDGGNWQLCADVNYRGRCQTLGPGSYSNLSALGLQDTISSMQLVSSDSSGSSGSSGSLITVYLDVNYGGSSITVSDSIHDLIPRGLNDQISSVRIQSGTWQLCSDVGYRGNCRTLGTGSYSDLSGLGLQDNISSIQRIQ